DNA sequence from the Aliidongia dinghuensis genome:
CGTGCCCCGGTCGTTGCCCTGGCGGTTGAGCGTCGTCGGGTCATGGATCTGGAAGAAGAATTCCAAGAGCGTCCGGTAGCTGGTCTTCGCCGGATCGAAGACGATCTCGATCGCCTCGGCATGGTTGCCATGGTTGCGATAGGTCGCGTTCCGCACCTCGCCGCCGGTATAGCCGACACGGGTCCCGATCACGCCGGGATAGCGACGGATCAGGTCCTGCATCCCCCAGAAGCAACCGCCGGCCAGGACGGCCCGTTCTTCGGTCATCGGATATCCTCCATTCAGGTCAAGACGGTTCGGCAGATCGCCGCTCAGGCAGAAGGTGGCGATCCGAGCGCGATCTGTCCAATCACACGATCTCGAACAGGCCGGCCTTCGTCAGTGCCGGGTTCTCACCTGGTCCGGCGGAATGCGCACGTTGAGGGTCGAATAGCCCTTCACGAAGGTCGAGAAGATGCGCTGCGGTTCGTCCATGACCTCGATGCGGCCGAAGCGCTCAAGGATCTCCTCCCACAGGATGCGCAGCTGCAGGTCGGCGAGCCGTTCGCCGAGGCATCGATGCAGCCCGAAGCCGAACGACAGGTGCCGGCGCGGCCGTTCGCGGTCGACGATGAGCCGCTCGGCGTCGGCGATCACGTCCTCGTCGTAATTGCCGGACACGTACCACATGACGACCTTGTCGCCGGCCTTGATGGCATGGCCCTCGAACGCATGGTCGCGCGTCGCCGTCCGGCGCATGTGGGCGAGCGGCGTCTGCCAGCGGATGATTTCCGGCACCATGTTCGGCACCAGGCCGGGGTTGGCGATAAGCTTCGTGTATTCGTCCGGAAACTTGTTCAAGGCATAGAGCCCGCCAGTGATCGAGTTCCGCGTCGTGTCGTTGCCGCCGACGATGAGCAGCAGCAGATTGCCGAGGAAGTCCATCGGGCTCTGGTGCCGGGTCGCCTCCGCGTGCGCCATCATCGACACGAGATCATTGCGCGGTGGCGCGTTCACCCGCTCGTTCCAGAGCTGGGTGAAATAGTGCAGGCACTCGAGCATCTCAGCCTTGCGCTGCTCGTCGCTGTCGACGATGCCATGGCCGGGCAGCGCCGTCGCCACGTCGGACCAGCGGGTGAGCTTGCGCCGGTCTTCCCAAGGGAAATCGAACAAGGTCGCAAGCAGTTGCGTCGTAAGCTCGATCGACACGCGCTCGACCCAGTTGAAGGTCTCGCCGATCGGCAATCCATCGAGCACGGCCTGGGCGCGCTCGCGCACGAGCCGTTCCAGGTGTGCCAGGCTCGGCGCGCCGACGATCGGCTGGACTGCCGCGCGCTGCTCGTCGTGCCGCGGCGGATCCATGGCGATGAACATGGGCAGCACGAAGTCGACCAACTGGTCGCGCATCGTGATGCCGCCGTATTTCACGTCGGAGGAGAACACCTCGGTGTTCGCCTCGATCTGCATGATGTGCCGGTACTTCGTGATCGACCAGAACGGCCCGAACTCGCTTGCGCCGCAGTAATGCACCGGCGCCTCGCGGCGCAGGCGCGCGAAATAGGGCCAGATCGCGTCCTCTTGGAACAGGATCGGCTGGCCGACATTGATCTCGTCGACCGGCACTGTGTCAGCCGCAGCGAGCAGCGCCTCGCGCGAGGGATGGTCCGGCATGTTC
Encoded proteins:
- the msrA gene encoding peptide-methionine (S)-S-oxide reductase MsrA; protein product: MTEERAVLAGGCFWGMQDLIRRYPGVIGTRVGYTGGEVRNATYRNHGNHAEAIEIVFDPAKTSYRTLLEFFFQIHDPTTLNRQGNDRGTSYRSAIFYTSEEQKQEALETIADVDASGLWPGKVVTEVTPASDFWEAESEHQDYLERIPNGYTCHFVRPNWKLPRRANVA
- a CDS encoding cytochrome P450; the encoded protein is MMNMPDHPSREALLAAADTVPVDEINVGQPILFQEDAIWPYFARLRREAPVHYCGASEFGPFWSITKYRHIMQIEANTEVFSSDVKYGGITMRDQLVDFVLPMFIAMDPPRHDEQRAAVQPIVGAPSLAHLERLVRERAQAVLDGLPIGETFNWVERVSIELTTQLLATLFDFPWEDRRKLTRWSDVATALPGHGIVDSDEQRKAEMLECLHYFTQLWNERVNAPPRNDLVSMMAHAEATRHQSPMDFLGNLLLLIVGGNDTTRNSITGGLYALNKFPDEYTKLIANPGLVPNMVPEIIRWQTPLAHMRRTATRDHAFEGHAIKAGDKVVMWYVSGNYDEDVIADAERLIVDRERPRRHLSFGFGLHRCLGERLADLQLRILWEEILERFGRIEVMDEPQRIFSTFVKGYSTLNVRIPPDQVRTRH